One part of the Mariniflexile litorale genome encodes these proteins:
- the tnpA gene encoding IS200/IS605 family transposase yields the protein MSNYRKNSHSISNLSCHLVWATKYRYSVLQGDIQNRCRDLLIQICNSEDVHILKGVVSKDHIHMHVEYPPSLSVSVLVKKLKGRSSRLLQQEFPKLNKQYWGRHFWAVGYGVWSTGQITDEMVQEYLEHHKDKPNTEKGNWILE from the coding sequence ATGTCAAACTACCGCAAGAATTCACATTCGATAAGTAATTTAAGTTGTCATTTAGTTTGGGCAACAAAATATCGTTATTCGGTTTTACAGGGAGATATTCAAAATCGCTGTCGAGATTTGTTGATACAGATATGTAATTCTGAGGATGTCCATATTTTAAAGGGTGTTGTGAGCAAAGACCATATTCATATGCACGTTGAGTACCCACCATCATTGAGTGTAAGTGTTTTGGTAAAGAAATTAAAAGGTCGTTCCTCTCGTCTTTTACAACAAGAGTTTCCAAAGTTAAATAAACAGTATTGGGGTCGTCATTTTTGGGCTGTTGGATATGGAGTATGGAGTACAGGCCAAATAACAGATGAGATGGTTCAAGAATATCTTGAGCATCACAAGGATAAGCCCAATACGGAAAAAGGCAACTGGATATTAGAGTAA
- a CDS encoding type II toxin-antitoxin system MqsR family toxin, translating to MVTKQQVKDFLREFKEKMKIWEVIFLDGREKNTQTLADLELMPVERKKVLEKLELEDYCEGPLEESQFIGSEMWVFGRRLKGEEIYIKISLGRENTGVICISFHIAEFPMKYHQFN from the coding sequence ATGGTAACAAAACAACAAGTAAAAGACTTTCTTCGAGAATTCAAGGAGAAAATGAAAATTTGGGAGGTTATTTTTCTTGATGGCAGAGAAAAGAACACTCAAACGCTTGCTGATTTGGAGTTGATGCCAGTCGAAAGAAAAAAAGTTCTAGAAAAATTAGAACTTGAAGATTACTGCGAAGGTCCACTCGAAGAAAGCCAATTTATTGGTAGTGAGATGTGGGTCTTTGGTAGGAGACTAAAAGGCGAAGAAATATATATTAAAATATCACTTGGAAGGGAAAACACAGGTGTTATTTGTATTTCTTTTCATATAGCTGAATTTCCAATGAAATATCACCAGTTTAACTAA
- a CDS encoding type II TA system antitoxin MqsA family protein yields MKSPITGKEMSIQVRNMVITFRKDSFSVDYPSFYCEDSNEYFTTTQFDTIKMKQVYNQYRDKYNLPFPEEIKEIRSKYGLSAVKMSEILGFGVNGYRNYENGEVPSQSNANLIQLANDPEKFKSLVEISSVFDVDSKEKEELLAKIDNLITKKRKQQFFFRFEDYLLGEKLPDNFSGYIKPSIEKLTEMVVFFAQNMEPYITKLNKLLFYSDFLHYKYEAVSMSGTRYRAIDRGPVPNNYDSIFDFMNREGDVNIIEEERQWGFSKQFVSFKDRTFNSSLFSEIELEILNKVNNTFKDINTPDIVEISHTEDAWINNFHNGKSLIDYKYAFNIKNIS; encoded by the coding sequence ATGAAAAGTCCAATTACAGGAAAAGAAATGTCTATTCAAGTTAGAAACATGGTAATTACATTTAGAAAGGATTCTTTCTCGGTAGATTATCCAAGTTTTTATTGTGAAGACAGTAACGAGTATTTTACGACTACTCAATTTGATACGATTAAAATGAAACAAGTTTATAATCAGTATCGTGACAAGTATAATTTACCCTTTCCAGAGGAAATAAAGGAAATAAGAAGTAAATATGGATTATCCGCAGTCAAAATGTCTGAAATATTAGGTTTTGGTGTTAATGGTTACAGAAATTATGAAAACGGAGAAGTACCAAGTCAATCAAATGCGAATTTGATTCAATTGGCAAATGACCCAGAAAAATTTAAATCCTTAGTTGAAATTAGCAGTGTTTTTGATGTTGATTCTAAGGAGAAAGAAGAATTGCTAGCCAAAATTGATAACTTAATAACTAAAAAACGGAAACAACAATTCTTTTTTAGATTTGAAGATTATCTTCTTGGAGAAAAACTCCCTGATAATTTTAGTGGTTATATAAAACCAAGTATAGAAAAATTGACAGAAATGGTTGTGTTTTTTGCACAAAATATGGAACCATATATTACTAAATTAAATAAGCTTTTGTTTTATAGTGATTTTCTACATTATAAGTATGAAGCTGTTTCTATGAGTGGCACAAGATATCGTGCTATAGATCGAGGACCTGTTCCTAATAATTATGATAGTATTTTTGATTTTATGAATAGAGAGGGAGATGTTAATATTATTGAAGAGGAAAGACAATGGGGATTTAGTAAACAATTTGTTTCATTTAAAGACCGTACTTTTAATTCAAGCTTGTTTTCTGAAATTGAATTAGAAATACTAAACAAAGTGAATAATACTTTTAAAGATATTAATACTCCTGATATTGTTGAAATAAGTCATACTGAAGATGCTTGGATTAATAATTTCCACAATGGTAAGAGTTTAATAGATTATAAATATGCGTTTAACATTAAAAATATTAGCTGA
- a CDS encoding multiubiquitin domain-containing protein, with the protein MEHKNDSSKDHGNGHNKVYVIVVNGREKEWNKKEISFKEVVILAFGSYQENNRTCYTVTYTRGNNHKPQGSMVVGDTIRIKHKMIFNVTATDKS; encoded by the coding sequence ATGGAACATAAAAATGACAGTAGTAAAGACCATGGAAACGGACATAACAAAGTTTATGTTATAGTTGTTAATGGTAGAGAAAAAGAATGGAATAAAAAAGAAATTTCATTCAAAGAAGTAGTAATCTTAGCTTTTGGAAGTTATCAAGAAAATAACAGAACTTGTTATACGGTAACTTACACAAGAGGTAATAATCATAAACCACAAGGTTCTATGGTTGTTGGAGACACTATACGTATTAAGCATAAAATGATATTCAATGTCACAGCTACTGATAAATCATAG